The genomic stretch ACACTGCCTAAATTATTAATTTGACATCGTACAAgtgtcaaattaattaataaaaaacatgttgcagtgaaaatatttgtaaaaaaatttgCAGCGTGTTTTGAGTACATAGTGCTGCAGTCATTATCAATAAAATGTCATCGTGTCAAAGCCCATTTCACACTGCATTCTGCTGTTTATTTACAATCCCAGGACTGTTTACGGTACAATACATTACACTTATttcgctgacgcttttattccaaagtgacttacagttgattagactgtaTATTAGACTTTATCCCCCCCTgaggttaaaggccttgctcaagggccccacagctgCATGGGTCATATTGTACCTTATGTACCTTTTAAGTCCTGCAGGCTTAAACAAACAATACACGGCAGGCAGAGAAGTGATCAAAGGTGTTGTCTTCCAGGCGGCGCGCCTGTCCTGCGGGCTTGGTCCCACAGAACATTCCAGGCCTCGGCTGGAGCTCTGTCCCCAGAGGGGTCGGGCTCCCACCTTGTCCCCAGACGGGATGCTGATCTTCTGGGCCCTTTCTGCCTCTCTTCTCCCCGCCCTGGTGCTGGCCTCTGGAtcacagccctgccctgccgcGCACTGTGAGGATTCTCACCACGTACTGCCACTCAGATCCCCACCACACCAACCTCCCCACCCCGTCCTCATCTCTCTGTACAGTAAAGTGTATTCACtgttaaaggaaaacacaaacattttgggaaatattcaATTTCTCTGACTTACCCAGCCGTAgcgatttaattttcatttttgtgcattcactggctcaatttccatgtgagcaaaacgtgttagcttagcacaggggtcggcaaccctggtcccggagagccgcagggtgtgctggctttcgtgtccaccttaaaataagcaaccgattcagaccctagaaaccaggtgaggtgagttaactgtgcaatcaacggctttcattgatcaattaatgccaagtaacaacaaaagccagcacactctgcggctctccaggaccagggttgccgacccctggcttAGCAcgaagacttgaagcctatcggagtcaaagtgaagaaatacaccttatatttgaaatacactCGTGGGGAAAAAATTTAAACAAGAGACGTTTTTCAgagaagttagacggttggaactataaccactgaacacactgaattCATATCCTCTTCTGTCTCCTGCTGGTTGAGTCCAGTGAGGTAGTTTTTAAAGGTAGAACTACAAACGTCTCTCgtttttaccattttttccggcatgtgtatttcaaatacacaataccttgtgtaaataagacagctgtggagtttctgtaaaatggattTGGCTTCTGACtgataggcttcaagtcttcatGCTAACACGttttgctaacatggaaattgaggcagtgaatgcacaaaaattttAATTCGAACATCTCGTCTTAttctgggtaagtcggaaaaaaaggtatatttcccaaaatgttggtgttttcctttgacTCAACTCTGACGAAGGCTATATTAGTCAGGGATCATATGTTCACAAGTTCAATCTACTCCAGGCAAGCAGTATAAAATGTACAGACTGGAGTGAAATGTACTCGAATGTAATTAAGTTCATTGTActtaattgatttaattaattgaagATCCCAAATAATGTGAAGAGAAGGTTCttgctcttaactgaacattctaatgctgatttaACAAAGGGTTAATGCTGATCATTTTTCCTGTGTAGATTCCTCTGCGCTGGAGTCCTTGGAGTGCTACAATGACTACAGTACCCACATTCGctgcagctggagagagagcaagctGAATCTCTCACaagcccctctgtctctctttcacctgggtgtgaatgacaggtgGGGGGAAGATATAGTGTTTAGCGGATATAGTTGTGGAGTTTTGGAGGGGTtgagtggcagtgtgtgtgtgtgtgtgtgtgtgtgttactcagaGGCAAGAATAGAAACAATCGGCTCGTTTGGTTTATGGGTTTGAAAGGCGGGGGCAGTTAATGGAAGACAGGGTCTTAAGggctgaaaagaaaaagatgagATGAAGAGGAGGGCAGAAGTAAAGAGTGGATTTGGGGGGAGGTGGGTGCTCATCAAGGCAGAACACTCAGATTAGACCTGAAAGCTCGACACTGAACCTTTTGTGTAAAATTTCATCCTCAGCGAGTCGCAGTGCAAGCCCATTGGCCCCACCGATTCGCCGCCTGCGGGCGGGCTGGAGGTCCGCCGTCAATGTCAATACAACACCACGGCCTTCTTCGTCCTAAATAAGGACAGCTACTTCTTCAAGACCCCTCACTCCCCTGGCCTCTCCAAAACACTCAACGTGTCCCAGCTCGGTCAGTGCCGGACGGCTCCGCGGAAATTTCCATTGTCCCGCTCCCTTACGTGCTTTCGCCCTGTGACTAATCCGGCCTTTGTTGGGAAGCATAAAGACGTGGCATTGGAGAGGGTTGATGTGATGTACGTGTCATTGAGACTGGCTCCTTGGCTAAAGTGCCCTTGCTGCTGTCATCAGCTCTCTGGGTTTTGCTCTTTGTGCAGCAGTGAGAGTGCGCCCCCCCAAGAGCCTGTCCCAAGGACTTACgaagggagggggcagggagtTACGCTGGAGGAGCTACTACCACCCCACCTCGCCCATCTACCCAACGCTCAACTACGAACTGGCCTACAGGAGGCTGGACCAGGACTGGGTGGTAAATATTATGATtggtctatctatctatctatctatctatctatctatcgatctatcgatctctatctctatctatctatctatctatcgatctatcgatctctatctctctctatctatctatctctctatccaTTTATCTATGCCTCCATcctcaggtccagaattattggcatccttgatgaatatgcacaaaaaccctgcaaattacagtttttttttttcaataacttGGACActcatttcagaaccttgaggtaatTTTTCTAAACCGTAGAGATAAAACTCAAAACGgataatcaaaatgcattttccaaaaaagttttttcagtttcttggatacaatatacacaaaatacaatatacataaaatacaatataaaaaaattctTGTTTGctattgtaaaaaaagaaagtgaaacaAACGCACagtatattataattatatatatttttttttttcacagtattcagatttttttcaatgattccactgtttccactattcccttttTTTAGAACCAGAAAAAGaccatattgaaacatgtatcaagtattttGTCATGCTAtagtaaagtattgtaaaaacaactaaacagtgaatcTATAGGTATCTTTTGTTTGGccgatctaaacaaatgttcctgtagtatttcatgaaaaattaggaatttgaaccaatgagtttggaagtgcaagatttcttcaaagatatgaatgcacaatgcatgttttggacaggcgaacaggctgtgttacaagtgcttaccattttgagtgttgtgtctacGGTTTTGAAAATTGGGCTCAAGCCTGCGAGATTAGGGTCAAAGTGATTgtataaaactgtaaatagtgcccctggaccactgaaaaacatcccaaaaacttgaatgacccacctccatttCTGACGATAGGTTTTCACTATCTTCCCCACTGTCACAAGTGCACTTGTCACAAGGATTGTCACAAGTCCTCTTCTGGCAAGTTATgcgttacattttttattattgcttaCAGTGCTTGTGATTTTGTTCCTATTATTAGACTTGGGAactaccatctgtctcttttctCAAGCTGATGGATGACACGGGGTTTTAGCATGCTATTGTGATTACACCATGCAGGTACACTGCTgccaatttaactttgtttgattttatttgccaTACTTGTTGCCAATCATTTTGATACCTacggttttcagaaaaaaatgggaatacttaatgaataaataaaaaacatttaaataaaagcatatagGTTTCCCGTATGCTTGAACATAACACGCATATAGATCATTATCGGTATtaattattatatgcagccttttttcttcatttttatcatgggtgccaataattgtggagctGACAGTATCCGTCTGTCggtcggtctgtctgtctgtctgtttgtttgtctgtaatCTCTCGTCAGGTTTTGGAGGTCTCTCAGAACGAATCTTGGGTCATTGAATGGGACCGGTTGGTGCctggctgtgtgtatgaggcCAGGGTGAGGTGCAGAGGTGGACGGGGGCTGTGGAGTGACTGGAGCCCCCTGGTGACTTGGAGGACTGAAGAGGGTGAGCTCATTTCATGAACGTCAAATACAGGCAATACCGTGCCAATACCTGCTGTCTGTTATTCATTACCATTTCGTGGAATGGAGGGAATGGGAGACAGAAGGAGGAAGTTGGTGACACTTTAAGAGTTACACCCTGCGGCTGCTGTGTCACACCACATATATGGTTGAAATCACGTATCTAGTTCACGTTTCCTCATTTTTTCACTCGACACAGCCGTCATTTGAGGTCGCTTTGTGGTGGATGCCGACTTTTGGGTAATTCCACAGCAGTGTTTGTGTCCCTGCTGTGCAGCCTTGCTTTGATTCCTGTACCCCTTATCTTGGCAAATGAGTGCACATCCTCTTGTGACAGTGCCTCCCCCTCTGATGGAGTCCATCAATGGGTGCCTCCCGTTCCTTAGCTCATGACATTTACACGCTGATGTGCTTCCACATCAGTGACTGAATGGTCTTTGGTCCAAGACCATTAGAGCCTCTCCAGTGTGCTTTGTATTTTAGTCAGACCCTGcgtctgggggggtgggggtggggtggggggcggggtccAATGGTCTGTGAACTGGaatgatataataatataattttgtttcagtGCCTAGAGCctacagtgtgtgtttcagtctcAGTGCCTAtagcctgcagtgtgtgtttcagtctcAGTGCCTAtagcctgcagtgtgtgtttcagtctcAGTGCCTATAACCTGCAGTCTGTGTTTCAGTCTCAGTGCCTAtaacctgcagtgtgtgtttcagtctcAGTGCCTATAACCTGCAGTCTGTGTTTCAGTCTCAGTGCCTAtaacctgcagtgtgtgtgtgtttcagtctcAGTGCCAGGTCCCTAtaacctgcagtgtgtgtttgatggAGTGGCAACGATGAACTGCAGTTGGGAGGTGAAGTCAGAGCTCGCCCAGTTTGTCACCTACAACCTCTTTTACCGCTCCCCTCCCACTGCACCGTAAGTCtaactgtcagtgtgtgtgtgtgtgtgggcttgtgtgcatgtgtgcattgttTGAAGTATACTGGAGGTTTCTGGTATAAAAGAGTACAGCAGGGGAGATTTTATTGaggtttttaaattaattatttaataaggGACTAGCAACGTTAACTACTggagattcttcaggttgagttttGTTAGCAGGTTAACAAGGGGTTATAATTGGAAATCACGGCAACACTTTACTTAAACCCCGTGCCAtgaggctgacataacactgtcatacacatgacatagcaTATGGCACAAGATGGCATAAGAGGTTATGTCTGGCAGAAATGCtggaggttttcaagaccaAGCTTGATACAATACTAAATACTATCTAGTTTTTATGTAAACTAAGCAGTGGGTAGACCATAGTGGCAAGAAATGGTGAGTGtcgctgggctgaatggcctgttttcagcattatattatgttatgttagctatgtaaaatatcaaatattttattatttagtgTGTCCGTCCACCCAACCATTAcagctgtctctctccctctctctcccgctccgtctctctctcagggctatAAGGTGCTGTTTCGACACTCCTGTCAGGGTAGATACCAGTGTCTTGGTGCAAAACTGTAATTTCTCCATCTCGCAGCAAGAGCAGGTGGTGGTTGAGCTCGTTCCCTCTCGCAACACCAGACAGATCCAGTCGTCTAAACACAGTGAGTGCTGCACTTTCCTCATCCGTcattcaccctctccctccctccctccctcctgccctcgCCCCGGGGCTGTGTTCGCTTGTGGTCCTGTAGGGAGATGGTCACGGCTCTTTACTGGCTCATTTCAGGTGCAGTATTGCATTTATTTCCCCTGAAGGCAAGAAATAGTGGAACGGAAGACATTATCTGCATTTTGAAGAGCAGTATGCAAGAGATGCTATAGCTGTAGGGTGTTAGTCTTGCGAGCAGCATCCACTTCTCCACCCTGCATGAAGATTTAGCGACGTATCAGTGCTGCCACCTAGTGTCCAGCTGTGTTAGTGTTAGTATGGCTAAAGGAAGAACTGTGTGGTCAGGGGAGAGGACTTTCTGAAGTGTCACCTTTTTTCTCGATTTCAACCAGTCCGCCCAACCCCCCCGGGCAATATTAAAGTCCAGGAGAAGGAGGGAAACTGGGTGCTGAGCTGGACCGCCCAAAAATCCTCCACAGTTCCAATCTCCTTCGAGGTTCAGTACTGGAGGTCACAGTCACCGGTGAGTGATCTGTCTGCCCCTCCTACCTTTTGGACTAAATTCAGAACTAAATGTCAGTCTGTCAGGTTAAAGTTTATTCCTCAGTCCAACCAATCACTGCCCACTTTCCTCAGATTTACTCTGCCTCACACAAGCCCCTAAGTAATAATAAccctcattattattattattattattattattatttatggcaAATATATGTtatactccaaccctaacaaagctcacctcattggGCAGCCctactctagctgttgaatgaggtgagctttgttagggttgtggtgaaaaccttcaggatggtagatctccaggaacagggttgggcagccctgctctagctgatgaatgaggtgagctttgttagggttgtgGTGAAAACCGGCATGACAGCTCTGaaaaagagtgagagatggagagataaaaCACTTTTCCTCTCCATATTACTTATGAAATtctttattccccccccccaatacagGAGGAGAAGATCAATATTTCTGAAAGTGGTTTGTCGCACCTCATCCGTGAATCTTCTCTGCTCCCATTCACGAGATACACAGCCCAGGTGTGTTCCGTGATCACCCCCAACAGGAGCACGTATGATGGACTCCCCTCCGACTGGACAGAGCACGTGCACTGGACCACCCCACCAGGTGACGTCCCGCCCCCAGTCTGCTTGGTCTGTCTGGGTTTTTACGGTGAAAAGTCAGAAGAGAACTCTCGTCCTGCATGGCCACAGGGGTTTGTTCTCACCGTAAAAGTCCAAAAGTCCAACCAAAGgaaccaggggcctgttccacaaagcaggattactgagttctcTGGATAACTGCCTAACCCTAACCCGGgcccctcccaaatctggagcatggactaaagtaaaaagagctgttctgggtcaTCCAGCTGACTTAGTGATCTTGCTTTGGGAAACGGCCCAGATCTGAGTCCGCGGCATCTGCAGGTGAGCACAAGTAATGCTCTCGTGTCCAGGCTCCTATCAGTCAcaatattctgtgtgtgtgtgtgtgtgtgtgtgtgtgtgtgtcattgtgtagCATTGTGTAGCAGTGGAATGTGGCATATGCtaatgtgtgcttgtctgtctgACAGCTCGCTGGTCCCTCGTCAATATCCTGGTCCCTGTCATATCGGTGTGTGTGGCAGTCCTCTTCCTGTGGTTCGCCATTCCTGCATGTCGAAGGTACCCGGCCCACCACGGCTAACATATGTTCCCGTTACCTTTGCAGTCATTTACTCACAGTGGGGTAATTGTGACTGTGTGATTACCCACACGTTAGCCCTCACTGAGAGTGGGGTAATTGTGACGATTAGCCACACGTTAATTAGCCACACGTTAGCCTTCACTGAGAGCAGGGTGATTGTGACGATTAGCCAAACGTTAATTAGCCACACGTTAGCCTTCACTGAGAGCAGGGTGATTGTGACGATTAGCCACAAATTAGCTTTTATCTCACCTCTCAGGCGGGTGAACATGTGGAAGATGTCCATTCCTTCCCCTTTCAAGAGTAAGGTGCTGGAGGAGTTCAGGAAGGTGTGTTTTGCTTCTCTGCTGCTGCTCCACCTCGCTATCCAAATAATTTTTAacttctctcctcccccctccatgtttatttattctgcCCTCATCCATTCTTCTACTCCCTGTCTTTTCTGAACATGAGACTGCCAATGACAGAATATAATTCAACACTGTATTTCCACTGGAAATTACCATTGGGAATGGACTGCAAAACATTCGcaacaattaaaataatcatgAAAACCCTGTATAGTGTTTGTGGGCATGTCTTGTTATGTGTGTGGATCTCTTTGCAGAAGTCTACGAATGACAGCTCCGCCTATGAGAATGAGGTTGAGAGAGCTCCTGTCAGTGAGACTGAAGTGCTGGACATGGTCCAGGCAGTTCAGTACTTTCCACCGTAAGCTTCACATGTGATTAGCCACATGTTGGCCTGCACTAACAGTTGGGTGACTGTGATGATTAGCCACATGTTAACCTTCACTGAGAGCAGGGTGATTATGAGAACTATCACTGAGAGTGGGGTAATTGTGATGTTTACCCACACGTTAGCCTTCACTGAGAGTGGGGTGATTGTGATGATTACCCACACGTTAGCCTTCACTGAGAGTGGGGTGATTGTGACAATTAGCCACACGTTAATTAGCCACACGTTAGCCTTCACTGAGAGCAGGGTGATTGTGACGATTAGCCACACGTTAATTAGCCACACGGTAGCCTTCACTGAGAGCAGGGTGATTGTGACGATTAGCCACACGTTAATTAGCCACACGGTAGCCTTCACTGAGAGCGGGGTGATTGTGACGATTACCAACACGTTAATTAGCCACACGGTAGCCTTCACTGAGAGCGGGGTCATTGTGACGATTAGTCACACGTTAATTAGCCACACGGTAGCCTTCACTGAGAGCAGGGTGATTGTGACGATTAGCCACACGTTAATTAGCCACACGGTAGCCTTCACTGAGAGCAGGGTGATTGTGATGATTAGCCACACGTTAATTAGCCACACGTTAGCCTTCACTGAGAGCAGGGTGATTGTGACGATTAGCCACACGTTAATTAGCCACATGTTAGCCTTCACTGAGAGCAGGGTGATTGTGATGATTACCCACACGTTAGCCTTCACTGAGAGCGGGCTAATTGTGACGATTAGCCACACGTTAATTAGCCACACATTAGCCTTCACTGAGAGCAGGGTGATTGTGACGATTAGCCACACGTTAATTAGCCACATGTTAGCCTTCACTGAGAGCAGGGTGATTGTGATGATTACCCACACGTTAGCCTTCACTGAGAGCGGGCTAATTGTGACGATTAGCCACACGTTAATTAGCCACACGTTAGCCTTCACTGAGAGCAGGGTGATTGTGACGATTAGCCACACGTTAATTAGCCACATGTTAGCCTTCACTGAGAGCAGGGTGATTGTGATGATTACCCACACGTTAGCCTTCACTGAGAGCGGGCTAATTGTGACGATTAGCCACACGTTAATTAGCCACACGGTAGCCTTCACTGAGAGCGGAGTGATTGTGACGATTAGCCACAAATTAGCTTTTATCTCACCTCTCAGGCGGGTGAACATGTGGAAGATGTCCATTCCTTCCCCTTTCAAGAGTACGGTGCTGGAGGAGTTCAGGAAGGTGCGTTTTGCTTCTCTGCTGCTGCTCCACCTCGCTATCCAAATAATTTTTAacttctctcctccccctccatgtttatttattctgcCCTCATCCATTCTTCTACTCCCTGTCTTTTCTGAACATGAGACTGCCAATGACAGAATATAATTCAACACTGTATTTCCACTGGAAATTACCATTGGAAATGGACTGCAAAACATTCGcaacaattaaaataatcatgAAAACCCTGTATAGTGTTTGTGGGCATGTCTTGTTATGTGTGTGGATCTCTTTGCAGAAGTCTACGAATGACAGCTCCGCCTATGAGAATGAGGTTGGGAGAGCTCCTGTCAGTGAGACTGAAGTGCTGGACATGGTCCAGGCAGTTCAGTACTTTCCACCGTAAGCTTCACATGTGATTAGCCACATGTTGGCCTGCACTAACAGCTGGGTGACTGTGATGATTAGCCACATGTTAACCTTCACTGAGAGCAGGGTGATTATGAGAACTATCACTGAGAGTGGGGTAATTGTGATGTTTACCCACACGTTAGCCTTCACTGAGAGTGGGGTGATTGTGATGATTACCCACACGTTAGCCTTCACTGAGAGTGGGGTGATTGTGATGATTAGCCACACGTTAGCCTTCAATGAGAGCGGGGTAATTGTGACAATTAGCCACACGTTAATTAGCCACACGTTAGCCTTCACTGAGAGCAGGGTGATTGTGATGATTACCCACACGTTAGCCTTCAATGAGAGCGGGCTAATTGTGACGATTAGCCACACATTAATTAGCCACACGGTAGCCTTCACTGAGAGCAGGGTGATTGTGACGATTAGCCACACGTTAATTAGCCACACGGTAGCCTTCACTGAGAGCGGGGTGATTGTGACGATTAGCCACACGTTAATTAGCCACACGGTAGCCTTCACTGAGAGCAGGGTCATTGTGACGATTAGTCACACGTTAATTAGCCACACGGTAGCCTTCACTGAGAGCAGGGTGATTGTGACGATTAGCCACACGTTAATTAGCCACACGGTAGCCTTCACTGAGAGCAGGGTGATTGTGATGATTAGCCACACGTTAATTAGCGACACGTTAGCCTTCACTGAGAGCAGGGTGATTGTGACGATTAGCCACACGTTAATTAGCCACATGTTAGCCTTCACTGAGAGCAGGGTGATTGTGATGATTACCCACACGTTAGCCTTCACTGAGAGCGGGCTAATTGTGACGATTAGCCACACGTTAATTAGCCACACGTTAGCCTTCACTGAGAGCAGGGTGATTGTGACGATTAGCCACACGTTAATTAGCCACATGTTAGCCTTCACTGAGAGCAGGGTGATTGTGACGATTAGCCACACGTTAATTAGCCACATGTTAGCCTTCACTGAGAGCAGGGTGATTGTGATGATTACCCACACGTTAGCCTTCACTGAGAGCGGGCTAATTGTGACGATTAGCCACACGTTAATTAGCCACACGGTAGCCTTCACTGAGAGCGGGGTGATTGTGACGATTAGCCACACGTTAATTAGCCACACGTTAGCCTTCACTGAGAGCAGGGTGATTGTGACGATTAGCCAC from Conger conger chromosome 2, fConCon1.1, whole genome shotgun sequence encodes the following:
- the LOC133122991 gene encoding cytokine receptor common subunit beta-like: MAARLSCGLGPTEHSRPRLELCPQRGRAPTLSPDGMLIFWALSASLLPALVLASGSQPCPAAHYSSALESLECYNDYSTHIRCSWRESKLNLSQAPLSLFHLGVNDSESQCKPIGPTDSPPAGGLEVRRQCQYNTTAFFVLNKDSYFFKTPHSPGLSKTLNVSQLAVRVRPPKSLSQGLTKGGGRELRWRSYYHPTSPIYPTLNYELAYRRLDQDWVVLEVSQNESWVIEWDRLVPGCVYEARVRCRGGRGLWSDWSPLVTWRTEEVSVPGPYNLQCVFDGVATMNCSWEVKSELAQFVTYNLFYRSPPTAPAIRCCFDTPVRVDTSVLVQNCNFSISQQEQVVVELVPSRNTRQIQSSKHIRPTPPGNIKVQEKEGNWVLSWTAQKSSTVPISFEVQYWRSQSPEEKINISESGLSHLIRESSLLPFTRYTAQVCSVITPNRSTYDGLPSDWTEHVHWTTPPARWSLVNILVPVISVCVAVLFLWFAIPACRRRVNMWKMSIPSPFKSKVLEEFRKKSTNDSSAYENEVERAPVSETEVLDMVQAVQYFPPGVSMWKMSSLSPFKSKVLEEFRKKSTNDSSAYENEVERAPVSETEVLDMVQEVQYFPQFSASEDPRHRLLLTASQEVGPYQQVPERGSGVAANASLSGPSLSHSAALGPQNAGAVSGPCMPDTASLSSLPTNQEMALEYVEVPPPEGTLLRDVSSMWWKGGMEVQDIVHECPLLGPADSETELRSAPESLDLDPYAYIPIPFKIHSMVIQQSPDCCPLPDVGTDDRGTATTTEPPAWCCPGGLGENGEGWMEYMKEDYTYANLSQV